Proteins encoded together in one Mycobacterium sp. MS1601 window:
- a CDS encoding urease accessory protein UreF — protein sequence MPTLTTLLNFADSRLPTGGHVHSGGMEEAVVSGLVTDVATLDAFLRRRIRTSGLVTASVAVAVHTGAVTPELGDLETDARTPAPSARAASRAQGRGLLRLAKRVWPGDWSGLGRAPHLGVVAGVVGRVSELNPEHTALSLVYTTMTGSATAAQRLLALDPADVAAVTFRCADLCDHTALEATAGLADLSDPLLDVLAQRHAARDRPLFVS from the coding sequence ATGCCCACCCTGACCACCCTGCTCAATTTCGCCGACTCCCGGTTGCCCACCGGTGGGCACGTGCACTCCGGCGGGATGGAGGAAGCCGTCGTCAGCGGCCTGGTCACCGATGTGGCGACCCTCGACGCATTCCTGCGGCGACGGATCCGCACCTCCGGTCTGGTCACCGCGTCGGTGGCGGTAGCCGTCCACACTGGAGCTGTCACACCAGAATTGGGCGATCTGGAGACCGACGCCCGCACCCCGGCGCCGTCGGCGCGGGCGGCGTCTCGTGCCCAGGGGCGTGGCCTGCTGCGACTGGCCAAGAGGGTGTGGCCCGGTGACTGGTCGGGACTGGGCCGGGCTCCGCACTTGGGTGTCGTGGCCGGCGTCGTCGGCCGGGTGAGTGAGCTGAATCCTGAGCACACCGCGTTGTCGCTGGTGTACACCACGATGACGGGGTCGGCCACCGCCGCGCAGCGCCTGCTGGCCCTTGACCCCGCCGACGTGGCCGCGGTGACGTTCAGATGTGCGGACCTGTGTGACCACACCGCCCTGGAGGCAACCGCGGGCCTCGCCGATCTGTCCGATCCGCTGCTCGACGTGCTGGCTCAGCGCCACGCCGCACGCGACCGGCCGCTTTTTGTTTCGTGA
- the ureG gene encoding urease accessory protein UreG: MPPHFIDGQPHGHNDRPKRVRQPGEPLRIGVGGPVGSGKTALVAALCRQLRDELSLAVLTNDIYTTEDADFLRRHAVLPDDRIAAVQTGGCPHTAIRDDITANLDAIDDLIAGHEHLDLILVESGGDNLTATFSSGLIDVQIFVIDVAGGDKVPRKGGPGVTFSDLLVINKTDLAPMVGADLDVMRRDAGAVRDGRPFVLISLTDDPAATDVLAWVRDQLKVTQAV, encoded by the coding sequence ATGCCACCACATTTCATCGACGGACAGCCGCACGGTCACAATGACCGACCCAAGCGGGTGCGGCAGCCCGGCGAGCCGCTGCGCATCGGGGTCGGGGGACCGGTGGGGTCCGGCAAGACCGCGCTGGTGGCTGCGCTGTGCAGGCAGCTGCGCGACGAACTCTCACTGGCGGTGCTGACCAACGACATCTACACCACCGAGGATGCCGACTTCCTGCGCCGCCACGCAGTGTTGCCCGATGACCGCATCGCTGCGGTGCAGACCGGTGGATGCCCGCACACCGCCATCCGCGACGACATCACCGCCAACCTCGACGCCATCGACGACCTGATCGCCGGGCATGAGCACCTTGATCTGATCCTGGTGGAATCCGGCGGTGACAATCTCACGGCGACGTTCTCCTCGGGCCTGATCGACGTGCAGATCTTCGTGATCGACGTCGCCGGTGGTGACAAGGTGCCGCGCAAGGGTGGCCCCGGCGTGACGTTCTCGGATCTGTTGGTGATCAACAAGACCGACCTGGCGCCGATGGTGGGTGCCGACCTGGACGTGATGCGACGCGACGCCGGGGCGGTCCGGGACGGCAGGCCGTTTGTGCTCATCAGCCTCACCGACGACCCGGCGGCCACCGATGTGCTGGCCTGGGTACGCGACCAGCTCAAGGTGACCCAAGCCGTCTGA
- a CDS encoding urease accessory protein UreD — MHSQVVIVAQAGRMPRMECLGGIAARSTMAETVHLVSSVATPLGGDTISIRVVVEPGARLALRSVAAMVALPGRADTTSRSTMHLEVAGHLDLDMEPTVVAADARHLASITADIDAAGALRLRERVQIGRTNERQGFWSGSLRADVKGQPLLRHRVELGAGAVADDALSAPRACVSELTYPGSDSTAGELQGSVSLNLAGGGVLTTWQGEKL, encoded by the coding sequence ATGCATTCGCAGGTCGTGATCGTGGCGCAGGCCGGACGGATGCCACGGATGGAATGCCTCGGCGGGATCGCGGCGCGGTCGACCATGGCCGAGACGGTGCACCTGGTGTCGTCCGTGGCGACCCCGCTGGGTGGGGACACGATCTCGATCCGAGTGGTCGTGGAACCCGGCGCCCGACTGGCGCTGCGCAGTGTCGCGGCGATGGTGGCATTGCCGGGGCGGGCGGACACCACATCCAGGTCGACGATGCACCTCGAGGTGGCCGGCCACCTCGATCTCGACATGGAGCCGACGGTGGTGGCCGCCGACGCCCGCCATCTCGCCTCGATCACCGCGGATATCGACGCGGCGGGAGCGCTGCGGCTGCGGGAACGGGTGCAGATCGGTAGAACCAATGAGCGCCAAGGATTTTGGAGCGGAAGTCTGCGGGCGGACGTGAAAGGTCAACCGTTGCTGCGCCACCGAGTCGAGTTGGGTGCCGGGGCGGTGGCCGATGACGCACTGTCGGCGCCGCGGGCGTGTGTCAGCGAGTTGACCTATCCGGGCTCAGACAGCACCGCCGGCGAGCTGCAGGGAAGTGTCTCCCTGAATCTCGCCGGCGGCGGAGTCCTGACAACGTGGCAGGGCGAAAAGCTCTGA
- a CDS encoding NAD(P)/FAD-dependent oxidoreductase, whose amino-acid sequence MSHPGATASDRHKVVIIGSGFGALNAAQTLKRTDVDIKLIARTTHHLFQPLLYQVATGIISEGEIAPPTRLILRKQRNAQVLLGEVTHVDLEHKMVDSVLLGHTYRTPYDTLIIAAGAGQGYFGNDHFAEFAPGMKTIDDALELRGRILGAFEQAERSSDPERRRKLLTFVVVGAGPTGVEMAGQIQELADQTLKGSFRHIDPTEAHVILLDAAPAVLPPMGEKLGLKAKERLEKMGVEIQLNAMVTDVDRNGITVKEKDGSTRRIEAACKVWSAGVQASPLGRDLANQSETEIDRAGRVIVNPDLSIPGHPNVFVVGDMAFVPGVPGMAQGAIQGGKYVAKIVHNEQKAREHGTIPKPREPFSYFDKGSMATVSKYNAVAQIPIGSRKLEFGGFFAWLAWLGLHLIYLVGFKTKIATLLSWAVTFFGRQRGQLTITEQQAYARTRIEQLEELAASIDDEKQAS is encoded by the coding sequence ATGAGCCACCCCGGAGCTACGGCGTCGGATAGGCACAAGGTTGTCATCATCGGTTCGGGCTTCGGTGCACTGAACGCCGCCCAGACGCTCAAGCGCACCGATGTCGACATCAAGTTGATCGCGCGCACCACGCATCACTTGTTCCAGCCGCTGCTCTATCAGGTGGCCACCGGCATCATCTCCGAAGGTGAGATCGCGCCACCCACCCGGCTGATCCTGCGCAAACAGCGCAATGCGCAGGTGCTGCTCGGTGAGGTCACCCACGTCGACCTCGAGCACAAGATGGTCGACTCGGTCCTGCTGGGGCACACCTACCGCACCCCCTATGACACGCTGATCATCGCCGCCGGCGCCGGCCAGGGCTACTTCGGTAACGACCACTTCGCCGAGTTCGCCCCGGGCATGAAGACCATTGACGACGCACTGGAACTGCGCGGCCGGATCCTGGGCGCATTCGAGCAGGCCGAACGCTCCAGCGACCCGGAACGCCGCCGCAAGCTGCTGACGTTCGTCGTGGTGGGCGCCGGCCCGACGGGTGTGGAGATGGCCGGCCAGATCCAGGAACTCGCCGACCAGACGCTCAAGGGCAGCTTCCGGCACATCGATCCCACCGAGGCACACGTCATCCTGCTCGACGCCGCTCCGGCAGTTCTTCCGCCGATGGGCGAGAAGCTGGGCCTCAAGGCCAAGGAACGGCTGGAGAAGATGGGCGTCGAGATTCAGCTCAACGCCATGGTCACCGACGTCGACCGCAACGGCATCACGGTCAAGGAAAAGGACGGCAGCACCCGTCGGATCGAAGCCGCCTGCAAGGTGTGGTCGGCCGGCGTCCAGGCCAGTCCGCTCGGCCGGGACCTGGCCAATCAGTCCGAGACCGAGATCGACCGTGCCGGTCGTGTCATCGTCAACCCGGATCTGTCGATCCCGGGTCACCCCAACGTGTTCGTCGTGGGTGACATGGCGTTTGTGCCCGGTGTTCCCGGTATGGCACAGGGCGCGATCCAGGGCGGCAAATACGTGGCCAAGATAGTGCACAACGAGCAGAAGGCCCGCGAGCACGGCACCATCCCCAAGCCGCGCGAACCGTTCAGCTACTTCGACAAGGGCTCGATGGCAACGGTGTCGAAGTACAACGCCGTCGCGCAGATCCCGATCGGTTCCCGCAAGCTCGAGTTCGGCGGCTTCTTCGCCTGGCTGGCGTGGCTGGGCCTGCACCTGATTTACCTGGTGGGCTTCAAGACCAAGATCGCCACGCTGTTGTCGTGGGCGGTGACGTTCTTCGGCCGTCAGCGCGGCCAGCTGACCATCACCGAGCAGCAGGCCTACGCCCGAACACGCATCGAGCAGCTCGAGGAGCTCGCGGCAAGTATCGACGACGAAAAACAGGCGAGCTGA
- a CDS encoding LLM class F420-dependent oxidoreductase: MTIKLGYQIPNFSYGTGVEQLFPTVIAQAQEAEAAGFDSVFVMDHFYQLPGLGAPEEPMLEAYTALGAVATATQKVQLGTLVTGNTYRNPTLLAKAITTLDVISQGRAILGIGAGWYELEHDSLGYEFGTFTDRFNKLDEALQIILPMLEGEQVTLEGTYYRAKEAFANPRFRGHIPLMIGGSGEKKTIPLAVKHFDHLNVIAGFDDLTGKLDVIKARCEDIGRDPATLETSMLLTVVVDDSASIDDVPEVRRVRAAVGSAEAVAEQIKTKVLDKGIDGVIFNMPSYTPGTITAVADALKPMLAG; this comes from the coding sequence ATGACGATCAAGCTCGGCTACCAGATCCCGAACTTCTCCTACGGCACCGGTGTGGAGCAGCTGTTCCCCACCGTCATTGCGCAGGCCCAGGAGGCGGAGGCAGCCGGCTTCGACTCCGTTTTCGTGATGGACCACTTCTATCAGCTGCCCGGCCTCGGAGCGCCCGAGGAGCCGATGTTGGAGGCGTACACCGCGCTCGGCGCAGTGGCCACAGCCACCCAGAAGGTCCAACTCGGCACCTTGGTCACCGGCAACACCTACCGCAACCCCACCCTGCTGGCCAAAGCCATCACCACCCTCGATGTGATCAGCCAGGGCCGCGCCATCCTCGGCATCGGTGCGGGCTGGTACGAACTCGAACACGACTCACTGGGCTACGAGTTCGGGACCTTCACCGACCGCTTCAACAAACTCGACGAAGCACTGCAAATCATCCTGCCCATGCTCGAAGGCGAACAGGTGACCCTCGAGGGCACCTACTACCGGGCCAAGGAGGCATTCGCCAATCCCCGCTTCCGCGGCCACATCCCGCTGATGATCGGCGGCAGCGGCGAGAAGAAGACCATCCCGCTGGCGGTCAAGCACTTCGACCACCTCAACGTCATCGCGGGTTTTGACGACCTCACCGGCAAACTCGACGTGATCAAGGCCCGCTGCGAGGACATCGGCCGCGATCCCGCCACGCTGGAGACCAGCATGCTGCTCACGGTCGTGGTCGATGACTCCGCCTCGATCGACGATGTGCCCGAAGTGCGCCGGGTGCGCGCCGCCGTCGGCAGCGCCGAGGCCGTGGCCGAGCAGATCAAGACCAAGGTGCTCGACAAGGGCATCGACGGCGTCATCTTCAACATGCCCAGCTACACCCCCGGCACCATCACAGCTGTCGCCGACGCTCTTAAACCCATGCTCGCCGGGTGA
- a CDS encoding LLM class F420-dependent oxidoreductase, with protein MTIKLGLQIPNFSYGTGVEQLFPTVIAQAQEAEAAGFDSVFVMDHFYQLPGLGAPEEPMLEAYTALGGLASATEKVQLGTLVTGNTYRNPTLLAKAITTLDVISQGRAILGIGTGWYELEHDSLGYEFGTFTDRFNKLDEALQIILPMLAGEQVTLEGTYYRAKEAFANPRFRGHIPLMIGGSGEKKTIPLAVKHFDHLNIIAGFDELPRKVAVVKENCEKINRDPATLETSILALAVIDENITADFIPEEFRQQAVFGSPEQIVDQLKTKVLDAGVDGVILSPVTTINGYQPGGITAVAEKLLPILNESRS; from the coding sequence GTGACGATCAAACTCGGTTTGCAGATCCCGAACTTCTCCTACGGCACCGGTGTGGAGCAGCTGTTCCCCACCGTCATTGCGCAGGCCCAGGAGGCGGAGGCAGCCGGCTTCGACTCCGTTTTCGTGATGGACCACTTCTATCAGCTGCCCGGCCTCGGAGCGCCCGAGGAGCCGATGCTGGAGGCCTACACCGCCCTCGGCGGGCTTGCCTCGGCCACCGAAAAAGTGCAGCTGGGCACCCTGGTCACCGGCAACACCTACCGCAACCCCACCCTGCTGGCCAAAGCCATCACCACCCTCGACGTCATCAGCCAGGGCCGCGCCATCCTCGGCATCGGCACCGGCTGGTACGAACTCGAACACGACTCACTGGGCTACGAGTTCGGGACCTTCACCGACCGCTTCAACAAACTCGACGAAGCACTGCAGATCATCCTGCCCATGCTCGCCGGCGAACAGGTGACCCTCGAGGGCACCTACTACCGGGCCAAGGAGGCATTCGCCAATCCCCGCTTCCGCGGCCACATCCCGCTGATGATCGGCGGCAGCGGCGAGAAGAAGACCATCCCGCTGGCGGTCAAGCACTTCGACCACCTCAACATCATTGCCGGCTTCGACGAGTTGCCACGCAAGGTCGCGGTGGTCAAGGAGAACTGCGAGAAGATCAACCGCGATCCGGCCACACTGGAGACCAGCATCCTCGCCCTCGCCGTCATCGACGAGAACATCACCGCGGACTTCATTCCCGAGGAATTCCGTCAGCAGGCCGTGTTCGGTTCGCCGGAGCAGATCGTCGACCAGCTCAAAACCAAGGTGCTCGACGCCGGCGTCGACGGCGTGATCCTGTCGCCGGTCACCACCATCAACGGCTACCAACCCGGCGGCATCACCGCGGTCGCCGAGAAGCTGCTGCCCATTCTCAACGAAAGTCGGTCATGA
- a CDS encoding SDR family oxidoreductase — MEVLVTGGDTELGRTIAEGFRDEGHRVVISGARRDELEVAAKELDIDAIVCDTTAPASLAEARSAFPQHLDAIVHVPAPRWQEGDPRTFSLSQQAAAWHNALDTTVLSAALTLQTIGDHLRAGGSVVNVVPESPRDGSAEAAVKAALSAWTADQAAVYGTRGITINVVAAGRGSQPGYDGLSSTAPSTAAEITRLALFLSTAGARHVTGQTLHVSTGALAAFG, encoded by the coding sequence ATGGAGGTGCTCGTCACCGGCGGCGATACCGAGCTCGGACGCACAATCGCGGAGGGTTTCCGCGACGAGGGCCACCGCGTGGTCATCTCGGGTGCCCGGCGCGACGAACTGGAAGTCGCAGCCAAAGAGCTCGATATCGACGCCATCGTCTGCGACACCACGGCGCCGGCCAGTCTCGCCGAGGCGCGCTCTGCCTTCCCGCAGCACCTGGACGCCATCGTGCACGTGCCTGCGCCACGCTGGCAGGAGGGTGATCCCCGCACCTTCAGCCTGTCCCAGCAGGCAGCCGCGTGGCACAACGCACTCGACACCACGGTGCTGTCGGCAGCGTTGACCCTGCAGACCATCGGTGACCATCTGCGCGCGGGCGGTTCGGTTGTCAACGTCGTTCCCGAGAGCCCCCGTGACGGCAGTGCCGAGGCCGCCGTGAAGGCCGCGCTGTCGGCATGGACGGCCGACCAGGCCGCCGTATACGGCACCCGCGGAATCACCATCAACGTCGTCGCCGCCGGCCGCGGCTCGCAGCCCGGCTACGACGGGCTGTCCAGCACCGCTCCGTCGACCGCCGCCGAGATCACCCGACTGGCTCTGTTTCTCTCGACCGCGGGGGCCCGCCACGTCACTGGCCAGACCCTGCACGTCAGCACCGGAGCGTTGGCCGCCTTCGGCTGA
- a CDS encoding GlsB/YeaQ/YmgE family stress response membrane protein, which yields MDTTLVAESVDILARSTTTTSVGLIGYIIIGGLAGWVASKIMKGGGSGILMNIVIGVIGALLGGFLLSFAFDTAEGGWFFTFLTALLGSVILLWIVGKVRKA from the coding sequence ATGGATACAACTCTTGTTGCGGAATCGGTGGACATCCTGGCCCGCTCCACCACGACCACCAGCGTCGGGTTGATCGGCTACATCATCATCGGCGGCCTCGCCGGGTGGGTGGCCAGCAAGATCATGAAAGGCGGCGGGTCCGGCATCCTGATGAACATCGTCATCGGTGTCATCGGCGCACTGCTGGGTGGCTTTCTGCTCAGCTTCGCCTTCGACACTGCCGAGGGAGGCTGGTTCTTCACCTTCCTGACCGCACTGCTGGGCTCGGTCATCCTGCTGTGGATCGTCGGCAAGGTCCGAAAAGCCTGA
- a CDS encoding Acg family FMN-binding oxidoreductase, which yields MDTHPDEETLRAAVALAVRAPSIHNSQPWLWRVGDQSVHLYADPSRHLPHTDPARRDLLLSCGIALQHFTVALAALGWQTHVHRLPNASEPDHLASIEICGHGGSEQQIALAAAIPRRRTDRRWYSSWPVPGGDIALMTSRAARCGVSVRRVAFPGQLSGVIANAVHHHAVDEGYLSELSRWSGRYGSVAGVPARNTPAPSQGDLSARVFANPVLPQPRGAHSTDDAGVLLALGTATDDHLAVLRAGEATGAVLLTATALGLSSCPLTEPLEIDSTREAVRSLVLGGDGFPQMLLRVGWAPLNADPLPATPRRPLAEVLQRLEGATAV from the coding sequence ATGGACACCCACCCTGACGAGGAAACCCTCCGTGCGGCCGTCGCCTTGGCGGTGCGAGCTCCCTCGATCCATAATTCGCAGCCCTGGTTGTGGCGGGTCGGCGACCAGTCGGTGCACCTGTATGCGGACCCGTCGCGGCATCTGCCCCATACCGACCCTGCTCGTCGCGACCTTTTGCTGAGCTGCGGCATCGCGTTGCAGCACTTCACCGTGGCGCTGGCGGCACTGGGGTGGCAAACCCACGTGCACCGCCTGCCGAACGCCTCCGAACCCGACCACCTGGCCAGCATCGAGATCTGTGGGCACGGTGGCAGCGAGCAGCAGATCGCCCTGGCCGCCGCGATCCCCCGCCGCCGGACCGACCGCCGCTGGTACAGCTCCTGGCCGGTGCCGGGTGGCGACATTGCCCTGATGACCTCACGCGCGGCCCGCTGCGGGGTGTCGGTGCGCCGCGTCGCCTTCCCAGGACAGCTCAGTGGAGTCATCGCCAATGCGGTGCACCACCACGCCGTGGACGAGGGCTACCTCAGCGAATTGTCGCGGTGGAGTGGCAGATACGGCTCGGTAGCCGGAGTGCCCGCCCGCAACACCCCCGCGCCGAGCCAGGGCGATCTTTCGGCCAGGGTGTTCGCCAACCCGGTTCTGCCGCAACCCCGCGGAGCGCATTCCACTGATGACGCGGGGGTGCTACTAGCACTGGGCACCGCCACCGACGACCACTTGGCGGTTCTGCGCGCCGGCGAGGCGACGGGTGCGGTCTTGTTGACCGCCACCGCGCTGGGCCTGTCGAGCTGCCCCTTGACCGAACCACTGGAAATCGACAGCACCCGCGAGGCCGTGCGGTCGCTGGTGCTGGGCGGCGACGGCTTCCCGCAGATGTTGTTGCGTGTCGGATGGGCGCCGTTGAACGCTGACCCGCTGCCTGCCACCCCACGCCGTCCACTGGCGGAGGTACTGCAGCGGCTCGAAGGCGCTACCGCTGTCTAG
- a CDS encoding phosphoketolase family protein has translation MTTAWRTAEVTALDDQTVAQLDGWWRAANYLSVGQIYLLDNPLLRTPLTRDDVKPRLLGHWGTTPGLNFLYAHLNRVIKERAQSTIYVTGPGHGGPGLVANAYLDGTYSEVYSDITQDTEGLRRLFRQFSFPGGIPSHVAPETPGSIHEGGELGYALSHAYGAAFDNPDLLVAAVVGDGEAETGALATSWHSNKFVNPVHDGVVLPILHLNGYKIANPTVLARIPEGELRSLMVGYGHNPYFFEYRDDDGRSDEAHDDAHRRFAELLDTVLNEIADIKARAADGDESRPCWPMIVFRTPKGWTGPDYIDGKKTTGSWRAHQVPLASARDTPEHLQVLGDWLASYRAEDLFDEAGRLDASVAALAPAGSLRMSDNPHANGGVLLKDLRLPDFRTYGVDVPVPGATVAEATKVLGQWLTDVVRLNPDNFRIFGPDETASNRLQAVYAATDKQWNAGFFGPEVDEHLARAGRVLEMLSEHQCQGWLEGYLLTGRHGLFNCYEAFIHIIDSMMNQHAKWLKVTNHIPWRRPIASLNYLLSSHVWRQDHNGFSHQDPGFIDHVVNKKASVVRVYLPPDANTLLSTYDHCLRSRQYVNVVVAGKQPHPNFLTMDQAIAHCTRGLGIWEWAGNEQLGTDPDVVIATAGDVPTLEGLAAVDLLRQHLPELKVRFVNVVDLMRLQDDTEHPHGLSSRQFDMIFTTDKPVIFAYHGYPWLIHRLTYRRTGHNNIHVRGYKEEGTTTTPFDMVMLNDLDRYHLVIDVIDRVPFLGSSCATLRQTMVDKRITAREYTREFGDDLPEVKDWVWPAARSLGTAVGGVSDTGGDNE, from the coding sequence ATGACAACCGCGTGGCGTACCGCCGAGGTGACAGCGCTCGATGACCAGACCGTGGCTCAGCTGGACGGGTGGTGGCGCGCCGCCAACTACCTGTCGGTGGGTCAGATCTACCTGTTGGACAACCCGTTACTGCGCACCCCGTTGACGCGCGACGATGTCAAACCGCGCCTGCTCGGACACTGGGGCACCACACCTGGCCTCAATTTTCTCTACGCCCACCTCAACCGCGTCATCAAGGAGCGCGCGCAGTCCACCATCTACGTCACCGGCCCTGGGCACGGCGGCCCGGGCCTGGTGGCCAACGCGTATCTCGACGGCACCTATTCAGAGGTGTACTCCGACATCACCCAGGACACCGAGGGACTGCGCCGATTGTTCCGGCAGTTCTCCTTCCCCGGTGGCATCCCCTCACATGTGGCGCCCGAGACGCCGGGGTCGATCCACGAAGGCGGTGAGCTCGGGTACGCGCTGTCACATGCCTATGGAGCGGCGTTCGACAATCCCGATCTGCTGGTGGCCGCGGTGGTGGGTGACGGTGAAGCCGAGACCGGTGCGCTGGCCACCAGCTGGCACTCCAACAAGTTCGTCAACCCGGTCCATGACGGCGTGGTATTGCCGATCCTGCACCTCAACGGTTACAAGATCGCCAATCCGACTGTGCTGGCCCGCATTCCGGAAGGCGAACTGCGTTCGCTGATGGTGGGCTACGGGCACAATCCGTACTTCTTCGAATATCGTGACGACGACGGTAGGAGCGATGAGGCCCACGACGACGCCCATCGACGGTTCGCCGAGCTGCTGGATACCGTGCTCAACGAGATCGCCGACATCAAGGCCCGCGCCGCCGACGGTGACGAAAGTCGCCCGTGCTGGCCGATGATCGTGTTTCGGACGCCGAAGGGATGGACGGGTCCGGACTATATCGACGGCAAGAAGACCACCGGCTCCTGGCGGGCCCACCAGGTGCCGCTGGCCAGTGCCCGGGACACCCCTGAGCACCTGCAGGTGCTCGGAGACTGGCTGGCGTCCTATCGCGCCGAGGACCTGTTCGACGAGGCCGGACGCCTCGATGCCTCCGTTGCCGCACTGGCGCCGGCGGGTTCGCTGCGGATGAGCGACAATCCGCACGCCAATGGTGGTGTGCTGCTGAAGGATCTACGGCTGCCGGACTTCCGCACGTACGGCGTCGACGTCCCGGTGCCGGGCGCTACGGTGGCCGAGGCCACGAAAGTGCTGGGCCAGTGGCTCACCGACGTGGTGCGCCTGAACCCGGACAACTTCCGGATCTTCGGACCGGACGAGACGGCCTCCAACCGTTTGCAGGCGGTGTACGCCGCCACCGACAAGCAGTGGAACGCAGGCTTTTTCGGGCCGGAGGTGGACGAGCACCTGGCGCGGGCCGGGCGGGTGCTGGAGATGCTGTCCGAACACCAGTGCCAGGGCTGGCTGGAGGGCTACCTGCTGACCGGCCGCCACGGCCTGTTCAACTGCTACGAGGCGTTCATCCACATCATCGACTCGATGATGAACCAGCACGCCAAGTGGCTCAAGGTCACCAACCACATCCCGTGGCGCCGGCCTATCGCCAGCTTGAATTATCTGCTGTCCAGCCATGTCTGGCGGCAGGACCACAACGGCTTCAGTCATCAGGATCCGGGCTTCATCGACCATGTGGTGAACAAGAAAGCCTCGGTGGTGCGGGTGTACCTGCCACCGGATGCCAACACGCTGCTGTCCACCTATGACCACTGTCTGCGCTCGCGTCAGTACGTGAACGTGGTGGTGGCGGGTAAGCAGCCGCATCCGAACTTCCTGACCATGGATCAGGCCATCGCACACTGCACCCGCGGTCTCGGTATCTGGGAGTGGGCAGGTAATGAGCAACTGGGCACCGATCCTGACGTGGTGATCGCCACCGCCGGTGACGTGCCCACGTTGGAGGGTCTGGCCGCCGTGGACCTGCTGCGCCAACACCTGCCGGAGTTGAAGGTGCGGTTCGTCAACGTCGTGGACCTGATGCGCCTGCAGGATGACACCGAGCATCCGCACGGGTTGTCCAGCCGTCAGTTCGACATGATCTTCACCACCGACAAGCCGGTGATCTTCGCTTACCACGGCTATCCGTGGTTGATCCACCGCCTCACCTACCGCCGTACCGGGCACAACAACATCCACGTACGCGGCTACAAGGAGGAGGGCACCACCACCACGCCGTTCGACATGGTGATGCTCAACGACCTGGACCGCTACCACCTGGTCATCGATGTCATCGACCGGGTGCCGTTCCTGGGGTCGTCGTGTGCGACGTTGCGACAGACCATGGTGGACAAACGAATCACGGCCCGCGAATACACCAGGGAGTTCGGCGATGACCTCCCCGAGGTCAAGGACTGGGTGTGGCCTGCGGCGCGCAGCCTGGGCACAGCTGTCGGCGGGGTGTCGGACACCGGGGGCGACAACGAGTAG